The DNA window CCTCGGCTCCAAAGCGCAACAGCTGTCGCAGCGCGTCCACGTCGCCCTCGCGGGCCGCCGTCAGCAGGGGGGTGCAGTTGTTGTGCCGGCTGCCGTTGGGATCGGCTCCGGCCTTCAGCAGGGCCACCGCGCAGTCCAGATGTTTCCCGCTGACGGCTGTGAACAGAGGCGTCTGGGCCTTCACGTCCAGGCTGTCGACCTGGAGTCAAACACGGCAGCGCGCCAACACGTTGGAACAGTGGAAAGCGGGCGGGCGATCCGAATAATCTTGACATATCCTCACCAGTCAATTTGTATTTTCTTAATTATCTAATCATTtgaaattcaaatatttaatctCATTTTGACACTTCaatgatctcccccccccccgactcctgagggaaatatcCTGCTTATTGGAAGCAAAATGTTCCACTGTATCCGCCTCTAGTCCCAGGTAGCCAGGTAGTAAACAGTCGGTTTATCTCAGCCTTCAATTTGCTCCCTGCAGCCTCTGGCAAACAATCTTTAGGATGTGAATGAATAAAGTAATGAAAGGTAAATATAAGGTTCCTTTAAACCTTAGGTGAACTGCAGAGTTTTGTGTGAGTTTGTCACtgccagtgaccccccccccccccttcatatTGCATTTAATCAGGTGATCCACTGTTTATGTGAAATCATGATAcagcttttaaataaatatttcatgttgACAGCCCCTCCCACCTCCAGACACACACCCCTGCTATCAAAGATCCATCTCGGCGTCCCCCCTCTGCAAGACACAATGCCACAACAAAAGGCTCTCTCCACATCTCACCTCTGCACcgtgctccaacaacaactccaAGCACCTCAGGTGTCCCAGAGCGGCAGCTCTGCGCAAGGGGGTTACTGGGACCCCCCACCCGCTTCGAGCGTTGATTGACCTCCGGTGGCTCTCCTGAGACAGAAGCTCAGAGAGCAGCGGCGCGTTGTCGCTGCTCACGGCGTCGCTCAAGGCCTGACACTGCTCGATGTCCTCATCGTCCTCCTTAGGCTGCAGCAGGGAGAAGATCTTGGAGATGTCCATCAAACTCATGTTGACAGCTTGTCCCAGAACCATGATGCCACCCCGGGCTGCTGCGAGTCAAAGCCCCTCCATCTGCAGTGGGCGGaaatgtcagagagagagagacagtaacacattcaaacatgcaCGGTCGACATCTTGGGTTATTTGTGTGAGGAGTGATTCTTCTCTCAGCAATTTCAAATTCCTACGCGAAAGAGTGGCTTCTCACCGTGACCAATCATTACTGCACTGTTTGCTCACATGACACGGTTACGTTGGACGAGTCGAATCGAGTTAAATCAAAGCCATACATGACCAAGGAAAGAACGGTGTCACACTCACCTCAACTCGCTCCAAAGACAAGAGGAAAGAAGTTCAACACTTTCAGAGCGCCATCATGAAGTCACGTGGAGGAAAGACCGCACGAAGAGGAGTGTGTGATGCTTCCACAGGAGCCGGGAGTTGTGAAGAGCACAGTatagtgaatgtgtgtgtgtgtgtgttagcagacAGAGGGGACTGGAGCACCTTTCcaagggggcaggggggggggggggggggggctaatttTAGGCCACAGATGGGCCTGGCTGAACTTCCATTCTTGGAGGGTCCAGGCTCAGGGTTATAATTAGAAAGGTGATACAAGAGTGACACTCGGCCCGTGATGGGAGAGCcggaataacaacaaaaagcaaaacggAGACTTCTGCGCCTCTTCATAGGTGCACGGAGGAGCACGATCCTCCACTTTTAGTTCCATCTGGTCGAACAAGCATTAAAGACACTGTTGTGTCCCCCGTTGGGACAGTGAAGCCCAGCGGCGTTTTGCCTCTGCGTGCTTCCGCTATCACCTGTTTTCCTTGATTCACAACAGGGCCAGAGCCACAAAATGTCAAGTATTTGTGTTCTTCAATACACTTCAATaatcccccccgtcccccccgtcccccctcaaAGGAGACATGGTGTCAGTGTCAGGAGCTGCCAGTCAGCTGTCCGTCTGCCAAACCCACCCATGTCCTCACCCTGCTCCGTGTTCACATTCTTTCAACAGCAGGTGGCACAAGAGTTCAGATTCCTGGCCTCCAAATACAGGCGTAGACTTTATTCTTCCATTTGAGCAGCCGGACATGTAGCAGTTTAGTGTCGATAACAACGACACTTTCTGAAACCTGACCCGAGAACAGTGaaaagagcatttttttttatcgctATTCAAACTTTTCCAAAATGAAAGGCATAGGGTGCTACAAgcagccaggtgtgtgtgtggccgagGCAGTGCCACATTACTGcaagtctatttttttttatcaatctaagtcattttttcccttttatactTCCTTAATCTTTGCAGAAAGCCTCTCGGCTGGCAGACGAAGCGGCATTATCAAGCCAACGTATGCTCTCCATGTTGCAGGTAGAGGCTCCACAGATAAGAATTGTAGCCTCATTAGCCAGAAATGTGTAAACTTGAAACTCCACGCTCCACTTTAACAGATACTGTAaccatattttaaaaatgtaacattctatttgTTTCTTATTCACCTCCATTTAttaaaaattaatttcattttactACAATacctttatatattttaaaggcATGAGTTTAAAATCCACAATTGTGTTATTTAAATTGTTAGAATTACAGCTATACTACACA is part of the Pungitius pungitius chromosome 2, fPunPun2.1, whole genome shotgun sequence genome and encodes:
- the asb12b gene encoding ankyrin repeat and SOCS box protein 12b, which translates into the protein MVLGQAVNMSLMDISKIFSLLQPKEDDEDIEQCQALSDAVSSDNAPLLSELLSQESHRRSINARSGWGVPVTPLRRAAALGHLRCLELLLEHGAEVDSLDVKAQTPLFTAVSGKHLDCAVALLKAGADPNGSRHNNCTPLLTAAREGDVDALRQLLRFGAEVDARPKVPEWASNATACRGPLYIAAVYGHLDCFKVLLLHGANPDYNCTDEKLLARMKQPKTVLEVCLRYGCGVEYIQLLMDFGADVYLPTLIIDKTTKQNEALVLLLKERVFPKTLMSQTRLAIRRYLPFANKEPAINNLDVPLILRNYLKHESSEHI